In Physeter macrocephalus isolate SW-GA chromosome 9, ASM283717v5, whole genome shotgun sequence, the DNA window AAGATTATAACAAAGACATATAAAGTATTCTTTTAAGTGTCCCAAATTAAGTCAAAGGCACATCATCAAAGTAAAACACTTGTGACACTGAGAATTCATTTAGGTTGTAATATTttcacatcactttttttttttttttttttgcaatacgcgggcctctcactgctgtggcctctcccgttgcggagcacaggctccggacacgcaggctcagcagccatggctcacgggcccagccgctctgcggcatgcgggatcctcccggattggggcacgaacccatgtccctgcatcggcaggtggactctcaaccactgcaccaccagggaagccccacttttttctttaatcatttgcaATATTCCATAGatcacatttaaaacatttttttaagtaaaaccaCCATTATAAAATAGAGGAACTTAAGAAGACAAAGATCAAATCTGCTTCATATACTGGATGGGGCAATCTAATACACAACACAACATTAATCCTTTCAAACAAGTTTGCTAAGAAACAGCTCCCATAtttagtgttaaaaataaaacaatcttcTCATTTAGAAAAATCAAGACATCATTTGATTAATAAAGCCCATTCTTCCCCCAATTTTATATTTGCTTGTCttcatttagaaattataaattcatgagaaaagaacaaattttgTTACGGTATAAAAATCTTAGTCGGGAAcaacaaattacaaatatttaatttttttaacaaacaatACTGTTTTCCTTCCCAAAATGTAAACATCTAGTAAATAAAACATATGTAACATTCCAGGTATAGAAACACTAGTAATTCACTTAGTGAAAGAGGTGTATTTTGGTATATTTGGTGGTAAGGTTTTTGTTTAAGTATAAAGCACTTCAGCAAAGAACCAggccattattatttaaaatctactccttcacccagtttccttgAGTAGAAACTCATAAATTTCCATAGAATTTTGGCTAAAGGACCAGGCCTCAGGAAAGGTCCTGTGAAATATCTAAAAGTCATTTGGCTGGAGAAGTGTGTTCTTGAGATTTAGAGGCAGTCATTCATCACTTGGTGCTTGAAAGCATTCCTCAGCGGACTTCTTCCCTACTGGAAAGAGAATTTGGTAGGCTTTCACTTAGTAAgatttatacataaaattaactagtCATCATTTCATAGGTCACTTTAGGGTTctcaaagaagaaagcaacatGTTAATACCAGAAAATCCAAACTACACCATTGAATGAGTAGGACCCATGAAAGTgctctgtaaaaagaaaaatgctatgCCAGCATAAGACTATTATTTTAATACCATACATGTGGACATTTTCCATTAATAGGTACAATAGTATCTGATAGTATGATTACTTCCTTCTTGTTAATGTGAATAATTTCCTTTTCAAGTATATGAAAAAAGACCTAAGATGATTACTTCTTGTATAAACACCCCTTAGAACATGTAATTTGAAATATATTGCCCCCAAAAGACTCTAATAATTTATGCCCTGACCTGCTCCCCCGCCTccaaaaaaaacagtgaaaatgtgAACGAGACCCCACACAACACACTAGAACCCAGGAAATTTATTACAGGCCACCAAAGAGGTGTTTTCATTTcaagaataaatttttaaggTTCTTTTAACCCTACTCACTTTCCCCAGTTActccatttcttcctccattaaaacacagaaatacatTCTGAAAGCTTCTAGGAAAGAAATCACAGCTGGTGATAGGACCAAGTCTCCTCTGGGGAGTCCTTAGTCCCAAGAGTAACAAGTCAGTTGATAGCACCAAGCAACAAATCACAACTCCAGGATGGTGTAAGGACAGAGAAGATGGTATTGAGGTCAAGAAATTATTATTGGCCAGCTCAGTTCAAAAGCTCAAGTACATAAGGATATTAGCATCTCATGAGTTAGTGCAAAGAGCATTGAGACTCTTCTAATTAGATGTATTCCACAAGCAGGCAGATTAGAGTCACCCTTCAGGGAAAGTTGTACATTTTGGTGGGTTTATTTTAATTCCCCCAAGAACAGTAGATATTTAAAACTCAGGTGCCCAAGTCCTTTGGGAAGCCCCATGATAATGCCATGGCCCCAAGACGGCCTGGTGTATCATTACTCACCAGTCTTCAGAGTAAAGCACAGGATCTGGGCTCCCGAAAGGGGTTGCTTCCGGCTGGAACACCTACCAGCAGGGCGTCCTTGCAGGCATTCTGCATGCAGTACTGTTGAAGCTCTGCCGCCGCCTGAGAGACCTGAAACAAAGGGACAAACAAGAGCTTGACACGCTGCTCACAGCCAGATCCATCCAGCAGTCACTTGAGACTCTGAAAAATGATCATACAACCTGACAAAGGTCATACTTTGTACAACCTCCAAGAGTCTTTTTTGCTGAAAGTTCTAATAATTGAACTCCAAAGAGGAAAAGTTACAATTTCTATAACCTTGATTTAGGGTATTTTTGGTTTAGTGGCTTACTCAACAAAGGAAAGATAAAGCCGTATCTTTTATCCATTTAGAATCCTAGTTTTGAGACTGAATTTGTAAAGAAATAGCTTATCCTAGTGTGCCCTGTACAAATTATCACTTATAAAGCATGCATTGATATATCCAGGTCTGCCATGTGAACAGACTATTTTAATGTTTACAAGGCTGGATGGAGCCTTATCTGGTCTGCTCGAAACAAGTGACGAGGTCCCTCCATCTTGTTTTTGAAGCAGAACAGCTTATTGGTTAACAGTGCAGTCgctggacaagttatttaacttctcagtacctgttttctcatctgtgaaatgtatTTAGTAACAGTGCCTACCTCCCTGAGTTGATGtaataattaaatgagttaatgcacgtaaagcacttagaatagtactGACACTAGTTAGCAATCATTTgtggcagacagcagaaacagtCACAATATTTTGCAGCTCCTACCACCAAGAAGTAAAGTCTTTAtccaccccttgaatctgggctgccCTTGAAACTTACTTTGACCAGGACAATGGCAGAAATAATGGGCAAGTTCCAAGCTTAGGCCTCAAAAGCCTTTGCAGCTACTTCTCTTGCTATGGTTGCAACCGTAAGACCACCATCAAATGAGCCCAAGCTAGCCTACTGGAGGTCTTGTGGAGGAGAACCAGTCAGCCAAACCCCAGCCACCTGCCTACCAACCTCCAGACATATAAGTGAGGCCATCCTAGATCATCCAGCCATCAGCCAACCCTCCATTTGATGGCAGATGCACAGAGAGCCCAGCAAAGACCAGCAGAACTATACAGCTGAGCACAGCTTAAACTGTTGATCCAAGAATTGCGAGTTTATAAaggttgttttaaaccactaagttttgaaGAAGTGTATTAGGCAGCATTGACACAATTTTATTCTGCCTTTCTTCTTAGCCTCCATTTGATGCATATTTGTACTTGGAGGCTTTCcttgctttccatttttcttgtacTGAAAGTGTTTTGTATAAAATCTCACCCATATTGTACAAAAATGTTCCAATTGCTTTTCAAGTATTACTAttaatttgtgttaattttcCAAGCTtccaaataactgaaaaaatcaATTCCTTAGGTGTCAGTTACTATCTAGTTTCTAGAATGCTTTAGgaattttagtttcattaatgTAATAACAGTTTACTTTATATCATATAAACATGTAATATAATATTGCCAAACTAATGTTTAAGCTTGCCTTTCCCTCAACAGAAGTTCTGACATTTTCATGTTAATTATAATTGGAAttactgattttatatatatatgttattaattcaaaagaaatttgGAACCAATTATGCTCATGCTTATTATCTCAGCTTCAGAGGGAACAAGTGAACTCCACACATGATGGGTGGAAAGAGACTGTCTCCCAGGACTCCCAGAGAAATGGGACTAACTGCACCCTAGCCTAAAGAACATGGTCAAAAAGTTAAGGTGGGGGATATGCAAAGCAAATGAGAGAAGAGTAAAGTGGTCAGCATTTCTCTAGCACTTTCAAGGGAAAGAAACTCTGGCCTGGGAGAATACAAGCCCAAACCCTTAGAAGTTGTATCCTCCCAATGGAGGTGGGATAATCCCTACCCAAATCATATGACTTTCCTTGGTTTGAGCCCAGGCTGACCCATCAACTTCTGAGAGACTTCTCCAAAGCAAAGAAGGGGTCCTTGGAAGGATACTGAGCATTGAAGCATTGGGAAGGGGTGCCCTCCATCATATGCTAAGAAACTGGTATTCTGGTTTATTTACCAGTTAGCAAGTCTGTGAAAGACAAGACGTCTCCGGGTGTGCTGAGAACATCCATCCGTCACTGAGCCCTGAAATGAGTCAAACCAGACCCTGGAAGGTTGTGACTCCCTAAGGTGCTGCCTGAGAAAAGCCCTGCCAAGCACCCCAAACCATACTCCCATGAGGACACCCCGCAAATAAGCTTAttatctgtgtgactttgagctattcacttgacttctctgtgtctcagtttcatcacctgtaactactttttaaatgtagataaGAATACCTTCCCCAGCTACTTCACAGGGTAGGTAGGCATCTGGCTCACAGTTTTTCTTTCCACTTCAGGTCCCCACATCATCTTAAACATTTCCAACAACCCTAGTTTCATTTCCCTGAGCTCTCTTCAAACAGCCTTCTCCTCAACGGCAGTAGTTACAGCCAACACCTGTAACTGTTCCACATCTGTAATTTCACACTCCAACATCCTGCCTTCCGATCACAATCTCTCCTGCCCATCCAGGGTACTGCTTCCCTTCTCCTCACTACACCTGCTCTTTGACCTCAGGGGGaacatctcttccttttttgtctGGCCCATCACAGGGAGGCTGGCTCTGTTCCTTCTCCAGTCAGCCTGGGTTCAGCCTCTTACCGGCCAGACCCTCAAATTCCTTGCTCTCCACTCCCACTTCTATCTTTCTGGCAAAACTCCCCCGCTAACCCACTACTTGGATCAACTACCATTCACCTTGGGCACTCAGATTCCTGGGCAGCCAAATACTgctggagacaaaaaaaaaaaaaaaaaaaaaaaaagtaggacaaTCAACCTCACAGTAGCTGGGTCTTCAGAATCACAGGCTGTCTATGATTGTGCCTGCTCGGGGGTCCTCTCCCATTCCCAACAGCACTCTCTCCCTCATCCTCAGCGCTTGTGACACCGTAAGTTCCCTTTTTTCTGCCTTAAAAGAAAACTTGGCCTCctatttcacaaagaaaattgTCATCATACAAGGTCTTAAGACCTTATCTGGAAACATCTATGTTAACACAtatctttcttcctgtctcagAAGGTGCCCCTCCAACCCCAGACCCCCTTAGACAGACTACCTGTCTCTACCTCCAGTTCTCCTTCTCCATTTGTTTCTCCCCCTCGACCTAAAAAGACagtgtgttccttcctctcaaCCTCAAAATACAGCTTTTcatttcctaaatttaaaaaaaaaaggtttcctctttaaaaccaatttttttttcaaaaaagtcttTCTATCCTATTACAATCTAGATTCAGCATCTACTACTACATATGTCACTGAAACCTCTCCTACATTCCACAGCTCTCTCTCTACCTTGTTTTAGAATCAATTACATCAATTactctctgaaattattttatttattggttagtgtgtttattgtttatcttCCCCACTAGAATGACGTATTCTCAGTACCTAGAATAGGGCCTGGTACAAAGAAAAGGCACTATTGAGGTCCACAGACTATCGCAGCAGTGTCccattcattcacacacacattctaCAAATAATGCTATATACTAGTTGGTAAACACAATTACACATCAGATGCTTTTTAATCAACTAAACATTGGACACGTTGACTAAGCCCCAGAATTGTGAAAAACCCTCCTTCCTCGCTTCAGTACCCTTGCTTTCCCTTGCTTCCCTTCTCGCGGCCATCTCTTTCGGCGGGTCCCTGGGTTCCACGCTCTGGTCACTTCCTACAGTTTTCACTCCCATACGTTCTTTCAGCCTCGTTCTCTGAGCTTCGGCCCAAGTAGTCAAACACCTCCCGGGCATCCCCTCAAAGTCCACGTATCCGAAACTTACGCATCATCTCTCCTTCCTACCGTAGCGAATGGCAACGCCATCCATGCTGTCACCAGGCCAGAAACCCGAGCAGCGCCCTCCTCCCCCCTCATCCTATCAACCCATCACCGAGGCCCATCCATTCAGTCTCCTCCGCAGCTCTGGACCCCATCCTCCCGCACCAGCCAAGTCCGGGGGAGCCACCAGCACGTCGCCCGCATTCCTGGTGTCCTCGCGTCCGTCGGGCACCCCGAGTCATTGTCCCCATCACTGAAACGTGACCGCGCCGGGGCTCTCGGCCCCGGACCGCCCTCGCGGGGACAGGTGCGTTTCTCCCGGGCGCCGGGGTCCGGGCCCGTCCCTGCGCGGACTCCCACCGCCCGAGGCCGAGCCGCGAGCCTGGTCGGGCGCCGTCCTCAGGGCCGCCCACCGCGTCCGGCCACCCGGCTCGCGCTCGGGCCGGCCCCGCAGCTGTCCGCCCGGGCGCGGTGTCCTCCTCCCAGGCCCGCGGACGGCCGGGCGGTCTCCGCACCCCGACGCCAGGCGCCGGCGCGGGCCTCACCTTGATCCTCTCCACGCCGGCCTCCAACTTGAGCTGCTCCACCAGGCGCTGCAGGGCGCTTACGCTGGCCCCGGAAGACATGGCGGCGGCCTGGGCTCTGAGCGAGTGAGCGAGCCGGTGGGCGGGCGGAGACGCGAGGCCCCGAGGCCCGGCACCGCCCCGGGGCGGGGAAGCCGCTGCGCCTGCCCCGCCGCCCGCCGGCTGCTTCCGGCCTCGCCCGGCAGCCGCTCCCCTCAGTGGCAGACGCAACAGGTAAGCGACACCTTGGGGTCCCGAGCTGACTGACACCTCACTCTGCGTTCTAAGCAGGGAGGGCGCCTGCGTCTACCCCTGTCCCCCGAGCCGCGTCGCGGGGCCCACACAGGGCGCCCACCTACACATCGAAGCTCCTAGGAGGAGCAGGAGTGGGTGTGGGGGATGGAAAAGGCGAAGACGCTGTCCTGGAGACTCGGAACTTTGACTGCGTATGGATGGAGCAAGGCGTGGAGCGAGTGGCAGAAATAAGGGGCCACGTGTGAAGGCTTCGAAGCCCTGCGAGGGAGTTATCCTCGGGTAGGTGAAGACTGTCGATGGGGTTTCCATGCAACAGAAACAGGTTTCTGCGTTAGCCTGTGACTGTGTGAGGGGAATCCTAGCGGTTGACCCGGCAGAGTCAGTAAAGTAAGCAGAGTAAAATCGCAGACCCTGACATCTTTGCAGAACATAcaggagaaaattaaattcaGCCCCCCTCACTCCCGTCTCGCCGTTCAACTGTAACCATTGTTTCTGTTGTGCTGCATTTTTTTTATAGTGGACATTAGTTTGTTTCACAAAAGTGGCATCATTACTATATGTAAAATGtgtggttttgggggttttttttaaattaattaattttattttattatttatttttggctgcgttgggtcttcgttgctgcacgagggctttctctagttgcagagagtgattgctactcttcattgtggtgcgtgggcttctcattgctgtggcttgcctttgttgtggagcacaggctcgaggcatgtgggcgtcagtagttgtggcacgtgggctcagtagttgctgctcaccggctctagagcacaggctcagtagttgtggcgtacgggcttagttgttccgcgggcatgtgggatcttcccggagcagggctcgaacccgtgtcccctgcattggcaggcggattcttaaccactgagccaccagggaagacccaaacgtgtggtttttgttgattttgttttccgCTTAATGTATTATGAATATTTCCTTATTATACTTGTGCGCCATTGTATTTGTTAGAACCCACTTAAATTGAGTAATGCAAAAAGGTAATACACTGGCTTGTGTAACTGAAAAGCCTAAGGACTTTAAAGTAATGGGTTTAATTGACCAAATAATAGCTGTAGGGCTCTCATTCTCCATCTCTTGGCTCTGCTTTTTCTGAGTGTTGGCCTTGTTTTTTTCAATGATAAATAGACTCCCTCTAGTGCTGCGAAGGAAAGTTTCATGCTTTTATTGCCCCAGCCTATGTCTTTCTAATTGCTGCAGCAAAAATCCCCATAATGGACCTCACTGACCTTATGAAGTCATGTGTCCACCCCTGAACCAGTCTATTTGAAGGCAAGGGTTTGTGTGGTGTTGGAATGCCCGGATTAGCTGCCCCTGGCCGAGAGCAGGATGTGGGCTGGGGTCAGCCCCACCTCTAGGGGGCCCTGTGGTGTGCCACCCGACTTCCCATTTAGGACCAAGGCATTCATTGCCCCACCTGCCGGGAGTAGCAGCAGCTGATGCCTCCCAGCTGAGTCCTTCTGGAAACTGCCCTTAGCCGGAGAGCCACCCCTCCCAGGGTCATCTCTCATCCAATGACGGATGTGTGGGATGCATAAGATCTGCACCCCAACTCCCTTGCCCCAAGCTGGCACAGCAGTGAAGGATGATGGCAGCTCAGAGCTCCCCCTGGGGTCATCTGAGTCCTTTATGGCAGCTGCCTCACAGTTCATTTCCTGCCTCTGCCTAATCCCCACTTCCTGGACCACCCTACAGGTGTTGATCTTGACACTCCCCAGCAGACTTTCTGCATGAAAacctccatctcagagtctgtttctctggggaacccaaactaagacaccCACCCAAACCATATGGACTGAAAGGGGAAGATCAGTTCCTTAAAGGAAAACCAGGATGCTGATACTAGAAGGGGGCCAGGGGGAGTCAAAAAAAAAGATCTGCTCTTCAAGTATTATTTTTGATGACtgcatgatattccattgtacaactgggtcataatttatttacctattGCCCTATTATTTAACACTGTGGTGGCCACCTTAAACATACAGCtttgtgtatgttttttatttccttatgatgcattcctaaaagtggaattagTGGATCAAAGaatataaaacagtttttaaaacttttcccttCTTTATCCTCCAGAAGGTGGTAGCAATTGCTATTCCCACCAGAAGGCTGCCTGTTTCTCTGCACCCTCACAGTTCTGTATTGTGGTTCTTTATCTCTAAAAACCTAATAGATGAAAAATGGTGTCTTAAGTCTTTTAGATGTCTTAACTGTTGAGGCTGAACATTTCTTCTATTCCTTTTGTGAGCTATGTGTTCAATCTTTGAGGTGTTAAagagtttttcttatttcatgaCAAGAGCAGATTTGCAAATTTTAAAGCCCTCTCCCGTGGGCTCCCTCACcacaaagaatgtatattcttgtCAAAACATGGAAGTACACGTTAGAAACGTGACTAAGTTGGTGACAGAATAGAAAAGTTGTGTGTCACAAAGATGAGGCAAAGAACTCAGAGCAAAGATATAGACTGGAAGGATCAGGAAAAACTCATCTTAGATGGTGAGACCTAGACCTTGGAAACATGTGTCCTGCAGATGgcagaaaggaagggggaaagcagggagaACAGGAGGCCATGCACACGTGGAATGAATTAGTTAATGAATAAAAGAAGTCTCTAGTGAGTAACAGAAAAGTCACAGAAAACCTCATAAGAAACAGGAGTTTGCGGGAAACAGCAGGGTAGCCACATGGTAAGACATTTTAGGAATATTTATCTGGGATGAGGATAGAAAATGAACTGAAGCTGGGGAGACAAGATGACTTCAGTAgtagttttgtctttttggtggAGTGGCGGGATTGAAGCCCTAGAGAGCACTGTGAAGGTGGGATGGAGAACAAATTCAAGACACTAAATCAGTAGGACTTCATTGTAGTTATGAAATGCAAAGGAAAGTGGGCAGAGTCTTCTGAAGCAGAGAATAGGTGAGATCTGATGCCTGTAACAGAAATTAGGAAACAGGACTAGGTTTGAAGGTAGGAGCGAAGAATAAGGATGAGTTTGGCTTAGGAGAAAGTAAGTCTTCAACTGTACTGCTTCGTGCCTCTAGGCTGCTGAAAATGTTTAGTGGCAGATGTTGATGTGGGAGACATCTGCACAACCTAATGGTAGCTGAAGAAATGAAATGATCTCTAGTTAGAAAAGGGGGCTTTGGGGTTGCCCACGGTAAGGGAACACCCAAGGTGATACTTGTGTGTCAGCCATGAGGTAGCAGAAAAGGTCTAGGAGTGTGCCCCATCTCCCTCCTTCATGCCCGATCACACCCACCACCCTGCTTGCTGCTGTATGATTGTGCTTTTCTTGGAGAGAAGTGCTCTGGCTTTGAAAGAAACAGCCAGGTTTTAGCATCCAGCCTCCTGCAGTGATCCATGGACAGGCAGGCTAGGTGCCACTTGTAACGGAGGGCTGACCATCTGTGCTTTGCTTTATACGTCACCAAAATGTCTTCTCATCCATTATTTTTGCATCATGGAACTTCAGAGTGGAAAGAGACCTTCAGATAAGGTAATCCATTCCCAATTTTAGAGacgaggaaactaaggcccactAAGAAAAGTGACTTGCCTAGTATCACACAAAGTGGGAGGAAAAGAACTTCCATTTTAGCTTTCAAGAGAAGTCACTGCTCACCTGGAGGACTAGAGTCTGTCCCCACAGATGCAGTTATTTCCAGAGCTCTGAAAGGTGAGGCATGGGGACAGAGTATCCTTTCCTCCTCACCCCAGCTAAAATGCACAGATCACCAGTATATTATTTTAGAGAAtttgttacacatttttttcttggttaagaTAAAAACTTATAAATTTCCACCGTTTCTAAGAGTCTCAGTACTTTTGAGAAATGTCAGTGTCCTTGTAAAGACaaacatttcatttgtttccctgTTGTGATCTGTAATTCTTCATTCCTGACATGTATTTTGTCACCCTTTTACTAACTGTAGgttatttttccagaaaagcaGCTTTAAATGACTCTTctccataaaaataatgataaaatgggAAGGTGTTTCTGCTACCTTCAGTTTTCtaaaaaggaaacagggaaaCACATTAACAACTATATTTAATGTGACACAGTATAATGTACCAAAAAAATCTCACTTCCTTCTACCCATTGCATTATTTTTAGAACTTAATGACTCAGGAGTGAAAGATTCACCAACAGGTGTGTGGATTCAGCTTCTCTGGAGAGATTTTTACAGGCTACTTGAGACTTTGAGAGGCAGTGTGACTTAGGGCTACTTGATGTTCTTTTGAGCAGCCATTCCAGGCATGCCTCTGTATCTCACTGGAAGTGTCCCTTCTGTAAATGTAGGCCTTGAACTAGTGAGTAGCAGATTATTCTATTTGCTCTGAAAGTTCTTTCTTTCCTGAGTTGTCATCTCAGCTGCTTCACCTTGTACCCCAGGGTACAACAAGGGGCAGGCGGCTGCTTTTAAGACACACAATTCCAATCCTAAGGAGCATCACTTTTTCACTCTATACTCTGCACAAAGTAAGGGGTTCAAATAcctatttaaatattaaagaaacaacgGGTTTGTAATCATCACTAAACACTCTATTACCATGGATTTTAACAAATGAGACTTTCCTATTCCCTCTGAAGCATTAATATATGCCAGCCATTTTACCccatcttatttaattctcatgataATCCTGTGAAG includes these proteins:
- the GNG10 gene encoding guanine nucleotide-binding protein G(I)/G(S)/G(O) subunit gamma-10; translated protein: MSSGASVSALQRLVEQLKLEAGVERIKVSQAAAELQQYCMQNACKDALLVGVPAGSNPFREPRSCALL